One stretch of Argiope bruennichi chromosome 3, qqArgBrue1.1, whole genome shotgun sequence DNA includes these proteins:
- the LOC129963608 gene encoding transcription factor SOX-9-like isoform X2, whose translation MIVAHSDVFTQPFEAFYIIIKIFMDVTGKTEANCYSIRTSRVLGDDEKKPFIEEAERLRCKHKKDYPDYKYQPRRRKPPKSSSAFMTQDKPPSTDHMTAAAPEPCQPDTESSKHYSGAHYGASRTSPPTPPTTPQHGNRFANQQQHIREDPQQHIGHSVTELSNRGPDHNNGGLSPSLVGATSSPAITTSTTSRNGPCKYATATVLEPSVSSSSLGPPTADPYVHFGLTPHHQYTHHLQPTGPPGPPSWNRFGEPFSQRVGCLPTAGGPRDHHPLSGNEHPLLGEMDKTASGMSSQLSQHHQPTLDLYRGGYSAPEFHHSNRRVTPHQPTSFLESASDSGFGHCGGAAKTFGPLSMQSCPVFGHMAPVSSAQDQSSMFSSGPVMSDSGAGSCAYNPAHSLGHFLQPK comes from the exons GGTCCTGGGCGATGACGAAAAGAAACCTTTCATCGAGGAGGCCGAGCGGCTGCGGTGCAAGCACAAAAAGGACTACCCTGACTACAAGTACCAGCCCAGGCGTCGGAAACCTCCCAAAAGTTCGTCGGCCTTCATGACGCAGGACAAGCCCCCTTCCACCGACCATATGACTGCGGCCGCCCCAGAACCCTGTCAGCCGGACACCGAATCCTCCAAGCATTATTCCGGTGCGCACTACGGGGCAAGCAGGACATCCCCGCCCACGCCTCCAACGACGCCGCAGCACGGCAACAGATTCGCCAACCAGCAACAGCACATCAGGGAAGATCCGCAGCAGCACATTGGACACAGTGTCACAGAGCTTTCTAATCGAG gtcCTGATCACAACAATGGCGGACTGTCCCCGTCTCTTGTTGGAGCCACTTCTTCGCCAGCTATTACAACATCCACCACATCCCGAAATGGACCGTGCAAGTATGCAACGGCAACCGTCCTGGAACCTTCCGTCTCTTCCTCTTCCCTCGGACCTCCTACGGCCGACCCCTACGTGCACTTCGGATTGACGCCCCACCACCAGTACACCCACCATTTGCAGCCTACCGGTCCACCAGGACCTCCCTCTTGGAATCGATTCGGTGAACCATTCTCACAGAGGGTTGGGTGTTTACCTACAGCAGGTGGTCCACGAGATCACCACCCTCTTTCTGGAAACGAACATCCCTTGTTGGGGGAGATGGACAAGACCGCCAGTGGAATGAGCAGTCAGTTATCACAGCATCATCAGCCGACGCTGGATTTGTATAGGGGTGGTTACAGTGCTCCAGAATTTCATCACAGTAACCGCAGAGTGACACCTCATCAGCCAACATCTTTCTTGGAAAGTGCCAGTGACAGCGGCTTTGGTCACTGCGGTGGAGCCGCCAAGACTTTCGGACCATTGAGCATGCAGAGCTGTCCGGTTTTTGGACACATGGCGCCAGTTTCATCCGCTCAAGATCAGAGCAGCATGTTCTCTTCCGGTCCAGTGATGTCGGACTCCGGAGCCGGATCCTGTGCTTACAATCCGGCCCATTCACTCGGACATTTCCTGCAACCTAAgtaa